The genomic segment CAATAACTGGCGGTTACGCTGGTGTTCTTAGGAATCTCCCACTTCAAACAGCTCGTAAAAGAGTGTTAAGTGGGGGTGGTTCAATGGTACACTTTTGACAGCACAGCTAATCTAAAAGATTGGTTTTTAGTTTACATATGAAGGAGCGATTATCAATGAAAACGTTAGTATTTGGACACAAAAATCCTGATACCGATACGATTACATCTGCGATTGTGTATGCATCATTAAAACAGGCACTTGGTATGAATGCTGAAGCGGTTCGGCTTGGTGAGATCAATGGTGAAACAGAATACGCCTTAAATTTTTTTGCCGTAGAGCCGCCGCGCCTTGTGGAAACTGTCGCGAACGAAACAGATCAAGTCATTCTCGTCGATCATAATGAACCCCAGCAAAGTGCGGTTGATTTAGACAATGTAACCGTAACGGAAGTAATCGACCACCATCGTATTGCTGGTTTTGAAACTGCCGGGCCTTTATATTATCGTGCTGAGCCCGTCGGCTGTACAGCGACTATTTTGTTAAAGTTGTTTAAAGAGCATGGCATTGAAGTATCGCAAACCAATGCAGGGTTAATGCTGTCGGCGATTATTTCAGATTCTTTGTTATTCAAGTCACCAACGTGTACAGAAGAAGACAAGGCAGCAGCAGCTGAATTAGCAGACATTGCTGGTGTATCTACAGAAGAATATGGGCTGGCCATGTTAAAGGCGGGCGCTTCAACAAAAGGCAAAACAGCACAAGAATTGATTTCTTTAGATGCGAAAGAGTTTTCTATGGGACTGAAAAATGTAGAGATTGCTCAAGTCAATACTGTAGATGTGCAAGAAGTATTGGAGCGCAAAGAAGAAATTGTCAAAGCGATTGACGAAACGATCGAAGGGAAGCAGCTTGATTTATTTATGCTTATTATCACTGATATTTTAACGAGTGATTCAACGGGGCTCGTGCTTGGAAATGCTCAAGAAGAGGCGGCAGCTGCCT from the Litoribacterium kuwaitense genome contains:
- a CDS encoding manganese-dependent inorganic pyrophosphatase; the protein is MKTLVFGHKNPDTDTITSAIVYASLKQALGMNAEAVRLGEINGETEYALNFFAVEPPRLVETVANETDQVILVDHNEPQQSAVDLDNVTVTEVIDHHRIAGFETAGPLYYRAEPVGCTATILLKLFKEHGIEVSQTNAGLMLSAIISDSLLFKSPTCTEEDKAAAAELADIAGVSTEEYGLAMLKAGASTKGKTAQELISLDAKEFSMGLKNVEIAQVNTVDVQEVLERKEEIVKAIDETIEGKQLDLFMLIITDILTSDSTGLVLGNAQEEAAAAFNQTISDQLIAMPGVVSRKKQVVPVLTDALS